The genomic DNA CCGCTGGGGCACTGGACCTGCTTGAGCAAGGTCTGCCGGAGTCTAAATGGGAGCAACGCTTAAGAAGCGCTTGGTCGCGCTTCTTATGGGCGCAGTCGATCCGGACGCCGTCTGAAATTGCCCCGCTGAAGTTATCAGTCAAAGAGTCGTGGTGCGCGGCAACTCTCGGCTTGCAGGAGGCATACGAAGCGGAACGCCCAGACGGCGCGCCCGAAAGCGTTGACGACTGTCTTGCCACTCTTGACCCACACACCGAAGATCGCTTCGGGCTGACTATCGCGCGTCAGTCCATGGACCATTCGAGCATTGGCCAGATTGTCAACAAAATGAGCTGGAAGGTGCTTGATTTTGAGGGTTGTGGGATACCATTGTTGACTTCGGATCGCCCAGTTTGGATGACCACGACACTGGTGGAAACTGATGCGTTCATACTGATGACCATCGCCCCGAACCGTCTCTTCGTTGCGACACGCGAAACCGAAACCATGTTGCGCATCGCAGCGGAGAACCGCCGCCAACAGGCGAAGAACATGAATAAGACTACAGTACAGCATGCGATCAAATTCGTCTTCGGGGTGGATGACAAAATGAAGGCCTTTGTGCAGAAGTACTTCGCGGCACGGCGACATTCCACCCTTATGGAGCGCCTCGCCGCGATACGGGGACATAGGATAGCCGCTAAAGATAGCCCGCTTGGATAGTGTAATCGTTGGGATTCATCGATAGCTGCTGATTAAGCTCCCGCTACGAAAATTAGTGCTTTGTCCCACAATCCGATGTTTGAGGCCCAAAATGCTGCGCCGTGCACCAAGGTCGGCTTCGGGGAACCTGGTCAGATAAGTTTCAGGGGGTGACGAATGTCGGCACAGGGCCGTTTGGAGACATGTTTTGCGTTCGCCGTCGCAACTTCTGCCATCGCTGTCTTGACGCGCTAACACCCATGAAATAGGAAGATTTTAGTAAGCGGGCGTTGTGTAATGGTTAAGACCCCAGTTTTCCAAACTGGAGATGCGGGTTCGATTCCCGCCGCCCGCTCCAGAAATTCAATTCCGACACTTGACCTACAAAAAAGCGCTCCACGTTTAGTTATGCCTTTGTAAACATAAGATTTATCCAGATTTGCGCGCCAGCTTTCCAAACTGAAGATGCGGGTTCGATTCCCGCCGCCCGCTCCGATCTTTATTTGATGTGAGAATGATCTGGAGAGCCTCACCTGCGATGCAGGGGGCTATACCCCCGTCCTGGCGGACTCTCCCCAAGATATTTTTGAAACAAAGACAGGCGTAAGAAAGTGTTTCGAGGCTGGGGAGAGGTTGTGGCTTTGGCGGCGCGCCATTAGGTCAGGCGTAACATTAAAGGATAGACCATGGCTGATGCCCCCAAGAACGCCCAAGAGGAGCGCGCTGGATCAAAGCAGATCGGGGCGCTGGCAGCCCTTTGGCCATTTATGAAACCCTATGGCTGGATGATTGCGCTGGCGGGCGCCGCGCTGGTGTCGACTGCGATGATGTCGTTGGTCTTGCCGTTGGCCGTGCGCCGCGTTGTAGATAATTTTGATATTGCGGAACCTGGCCTGCTTGATGGGTATTTTACTGCAGCCCTTGGGATTGTAGCGCTTTTGGCCATTGGCACCGCACTGCGCTATTACTTTGTGACCGGTCTGGGTGAACGTGTGGTGGCTGATATCCGCGTCGCCGTATTTGATCGCATGATCGGCATGAGCCCTGCGTTTTACGAACGCATCATGACCGGCGAGGTCCTGAGCCGGATCACCACCGACACGACGCTGATCCTGTCAGTTATCGGGAGTTCGGTTTCCGTGGCACTGCGCAATGTCTTGATCTTGTTGGGGGGCATCGGGTTGATGTTGTTCACCTCGGTGAAGATGTCGCTGATGGTGCTGTGGCCGATCCCGTTGATCATTTTTCCAATCATCATTCTGGGGCGCAAAGTCCGAAGGTTGAGCAAAGAAAACCAAGACTGGATCGCGCAAAGTTCTGGCGACGCGTCTGAACAATTACTCAGTGCGCAGACCGTGCAGGCCTTCACCCACGAAAGCCAGAGTCGGGGCAATTTCCACCGTGTCACCGAGCAAAGCTTTATCGCTGCACGCAAGCGCATCGCCACCCGTGCGATCCTGACAGCGATCATAATTTTTATAGTGTTCAGCGCGATTGTTGGGTTCCTTTGGATGGGTGCTGCAGATGTGCGTGGGGGCATTATTACTGTCGGCGAATTGGTGCAGTTTATGATCTATACGATCATGGTTGCGGGCAGCGTCGCCGCACTCACGGAAATTTGGTCTGAATTGCAACGTGCCGCCGGTGCCACCGAACGGCTGGTCGAGTTGTTAACAACGGCCGACGCGGTCACTGATCCAGTTAAAGCCTTGGCCACGCCTGACACGCGCCGCGGTAAAATCGCGTTCGAAGACGTCGGCTTTGTGTACCCTGCGCGGCCGGGTGTGCAGGCGCTGGGCGGCGTGTCGTTTACCGTTGAACCCGGTGAAACGGTGGCGCTTGTAGGCCCATCCGGTGCTGGCAAGACGACGATCATCCAGCTTTTGTTGCGGTTCTATGACCCGTCTAGTGGACGCATCACGTTGGACGGTGATGACCTGCGCGACCTGAATCGCGCCGATTTTCGCCGCCACATGGCGCTGGTGCCACAGGATCCGGTCATCTTTGCCGCTTCGGCGCGTGAAAACATCCGCTTTGGTCGCCCCGATGCCACGGATGCGCAGGTGCAAGCTGCCGCCAAAGCTGCTGCTGCGGACGAATTCCTGACAGCACTTCCCGACGGCTATGACAGCTATGTTGGTGAACGCGGCGTCATGTTGTCGGGCGGGCAGAAGCAACGCATCGCCATTGCGCGCGCCATCTTGCGCGACGCGCCTGTGCTGCTGCTGGACGAAGCGACATCAGCACTTGACGCGGAATCCGAACGCGCCGTGCAACAGGCTGTCGATCATCTGTCGAAAAACCGCACCACATTGATTGTGGCGCACCGTCTTGCGACCGTCAAAAAAGCTGACCGCATTATCGTGTTTGAAGCTGGCAAAATCGCTGCCGTCGGCACCCATGACACCCTCGTCGCTCAAGGCGGGCTTTATGCGCGTCTGGCGCGGCTGCAGTTCACCGATGGTGCTGTGGAACCATAATTTCCCTTTGTTGGAACGTAACTTCAAGGAAGGTGTTGATACGGTAATACTTCCAATCGACGCGGGAAACACCACATCGATCTGGGGATCCCTCAAGGCGATAAGACCTGATATAAACCTGTGTTTGCTTGCAGGAAGTCGTTCCAGCATTACGCTGGGGCGGTCCTTTTTCGCAGCGTCAGTCTTGCGCGGCGCGGCAATTAGCCACATCTTAGGCATCAGGGAAAACCTGCCTGATCAGGCGGACACATTTACAGGGGAGGAGCGTCCATGACTTTCGCGTCTATGGCCGATCGCAATGCAATCGAAAACGAAATGGTGTGGGAGGATCGCAATCTGCCCCATTCCGTCTGGGCACAGTTATCCCAGACCGCCGCAACACATGGCAGCCGCAACGCGGTGACGTTCCAGATGTTCGCAGCAGGGGGCAATGATCCGGCTGAAACGCTGACATGGTCGCAGCTGCAAGGCAAAGTCGCACAGACCGCCAACCTGTTTCGCGAGCTTGGCATCGGGTCTGATGACGTAGTTGCGTTTCTTTTGCCCAACGCGATGGAAACTGTGCTGACCTATCTCGGCGGTACGGTGGCAGGCATCGTTAACCCGATTAACCCTTTGCTTGATGCGGACCAGATCGGCGCAATACTACGTGAGACAAACGCCAAGGTCTTGGTGACGCTCAAGGCATTTCCGAAAACCGATGTGGCACAAAAGGCGGCTGAAGCTGTCGAACTTGCGCCCAACGTCAAAACTGTCGTCGAAGTTGACCTGCTGCGATACATCACCGGCATTAAGAAATTCATCGTGCCGTTGATCCGTCCAAAGGTGAAGGTTAACCATGGCGCCAAAATTATTGATTTCAACAAATCCGTCGCCAAGCAGCCGACAAAGCTGACATTCGACGATCCGAAAGAAGATCGCGTCGCGGCCTATTTCCACACTGGCGGCACCACGGGCATGCCGAAAGTCGCGCAGCACCGCAATTCCGGTATCATCTACAATGCATGGCTTGGCGATAAGCTGTTGTTCGAAGAAACGGACGTTCAAATCTGCCCGCTGCCGCTGTTTCACGTCTTTGCGACAATCGTCTGCATGGGTGCGTCGCTCAGTTCTGGCGCGCATATCGTGTTCCCAACGCCGCAGGGGTATCGCGGCGATGGCGTGTTCGACAATTTCTGGAAACTGATCGAACGTCACAAAGTCACCTTCATGATCACCGTGCCAACGGCCATGTCAGCGCTGATGCAACGTCCGGTGAATGCCGATATTTCATCCCTGCGTTTGGCATTCTGCGGCTCAGCCCCACTGCCGCTTGAACTCTACAAGAAATTCGAAGCCGCCGCAGGTGTCACCATCTGCGAAGGTTATGGTTTGACCGAAGCCACTTGTCTGGTGTCGATCAACCCGCCAACGGGTGCAAAGAAAGTCGGATCAATCGGCTGTCCGTTTCCCTACACCCACGTTCGCATCATCGACCCAGCCAGCCAGCGCGATCTGCCAAGCGGTGACATTGGCGAAATCTGTGTCGCCAGCCCCGGCGTGTACGACGGCCACACCTACACCGAGGTCGCCAAGAACAAGGACCTGTTCTACCCAGGCGAGGATTCCCCGCTAGGCGATACCATGCAATATCTGCGCACGGGTGATCTGGGCCGCTTTGACGAAGACGGCTACCTTTGGATCACCGGCCGCGCCAAAGACCTGATCATCCGTGGCGGTCACAACATCGATCCCGCCGAAATCGAAGAAGCCCTTGCAGGTCACGCGCAGGTCGCTTTTGCGGGCGCAATCGGGCAACCCGATGCCCACGCAGGTGAAGTGCCGGCAGTGTTTGTCGAACTGACGGACGGTGCGACTGTCACGGTTGAGGAACTCATGGCCTATGCCAGAAAGCACATCCATGAGCGGGCTGCATACCCGAAACACTTGGAAATCATGGACGAGTTGCCAAAAACTGCCGTTGGCAAAATCTTCAAACCTGATCTGCGCAGGTCCGCCATCACGCGGGTCTATAACGCGGCGCTGGATAAGGCGGGCGTTTGCGCACAGGTCACGGCTGTATTGGAAGACAAAAAGCTCGGCCTCGTGGCACATGTGACGAAATCAGGTGACGCGACGGACGATCAGGTTAAGGCCGCGCTTGGCGCGTTTACCCGTCCTTGGATCTGGGCTGCATAATCTCATTTGAATAAGACATGAGATGAAGCGCCGCCCTAACAGGTGCGGCGTTTTTCATCTACATCAGGGATATTAAGAAAGGGGTTTCAATGACCGGCCAAACCTACCCGATCGCCGTCATGGATGGCACCTGCGCTCTCTGTGCGTTTGGTGCCAAAATAGTGCATCGCCTAGATCGGTCTGGCGACATTCGAATTGCACCAATTCAGGGGGAAACTGGTGCGGCATTGATGCGCGACCATGGCCTCGCCCCATTCAACCCGGACTTGTGGTTGTTTATCGAAGAAGACGGCACCGTCACCCGTGACCTTGATGCGCTGATCCGTCTTGGACAGCGCACTGCTACCCCGGTAATCCCCCCTAAAATTAGTGGTGTTTAAAAGTAGAATTTTCTCAGCAAGATATCTGAGGAGATTTTTGATGAAGACAGCACGATTTAGCGACGCACAGGTCATGGGCATTTTGAAGCAGGCAGAGGGCGGTACGCCGGTCTCTGATCTGTGCCGAGAGCATGGGATGAGCAGCGCCAGTTTTTACAAGTGGCGTGCCAAGTTCGGCGGTATGGATGCGTCCTTGATCACCGAGATGAAGGACATGGCCGAGCAAAGCCGCCGTCTCAAGAGGATGTATGCTGAGATGAGTTTGTCCGAGACGATCTTCTGAAGGAGGCGCTCGGAAAAAAGCGATAAGGCCGTCTCGCCGACGATATCCTCTCGGTGAATGTGCCATTCACTGCCGTTCAGTGGATGGCCATGAATGCAGTCATGCAGCGGGGCACAAGTATCGCACTTGCCTGCCATACCTTCCAAATCAGCGAGACCTGCTATTGGTACAGCCCGATCTTGAGTGATGAGAACGAGGAGATTGCAGATTGGCTGGAACGCCTGGCCGTGCCTGATGCGCCAAACGATACTTGGTCTATCGCTGCCCGGCAGTTGATTGATTTGCAATCAATGAGAGGGGATTTCATGGCGGATCAGCTTGCAGACGGCAGATCAATCCGAACTCTTAACGTCTTGGATGACTTCAATCGTGAAGGCTTGTGCATTGACGTGGACTTCTCGCTGCCCGCAGAACGCGTCGTCCGGAGCCTGAACCAGATCATCGAGTGGCGCGGCAAACCCCAAACCATACGTGTCGATAACGTCCTATGCGCGGAATGATTAGCTGAATTGGCGTCAGGTTATTGTCGCATCGAGGCGTCTCGACACGTTAGAAGCATTGCTCAGTTTGGCATTTTGGTCAACGAACTGTCTCTCCCATAACAAACACAGAGTACGCTTTTGCGGCTCTCACCGTCCTTAAGACGAGATCTTTGGGTCGTTGAGCAGAAGGCCTAAACATTATCTACGAGGTCAGTTGTCTGCCTCCACGGCCCTTACAGAGAAAGGTCCTACTGCTGTCGATCACCCCTCAAAGAAGGGGCGATATGGTTCGCCGTGCTTGATGATCCCATGAACGGTTCGGGCCATCTTCGCTGCGATTGCGGTGTACGCCTTTCGGCGCAAATGGGTGTTGTGACGGTCTTTGGCGATGTAGCGCTCGAACTTGTCGCGGAAGCTGTTGGTGCGCTGCAGAATAGCAACCTGTCCAGCCATCCAAAGCGTTCGACGAAGCCGAGCATTGCCATATTTTGACAGTTTGGTTTGCCCTCTGAATGTACCTGATTGCATAGTCGCAAGGTCCATTCCACAGAACTTCAAAAACTGCCGGTGATGACGAAAGCGCCGTACATCCCCAGCTTCTGCCAAAATTGTCAAAGCATTGCGTATTCCGGGGCAATCCGGCCACCCATACCGATTTGATCCGGCCGGGGGTTCCGGGGCATCCGGCCACCCCCCTTTGACCTGATTTAGTGTGCTGCGAGGCGATCTGTAGCAGGGCTACTCTGACGTTCCTTTTGAACATGCTTATCGCGTCGGAATCTGCGGCAACCGGCAGTCCGACTGATACTTTGGCAGTCTCGTAGATATCTGAAAGTAAACGCTCTTTTGCAACCTTGAGGCCCACCACATCCCAAGCGTCAGCGATGAATGCCTCCTTGCTCATGGCTGAGATCAAGTGTGGTGACGGATAACGTTCAAGGAAAGCAAAGAACCAGTCACTGCGAGAACTGCGAGAACTGCGATGGAAACGATCAGCTTCAGGAAAATACAGCGGCAGATAATGGGTTAAAACTCGGTGCCACAACTCGGTGCCACAACTCGGTCTTCGACTTGGATACGATGTCATGCGTTTTGGAAAGCTCTTGGATGTCGTTAGTGCCACGCACGAGGGGGTCATGATAAAACTGCTCGTTCCCGATCTCCATCATGTGAAGAATGACCTGGGCATCCTTAGGGTCGTTTTTGTCCCAACTGTTGTGCAAGGCCTCTCGCGTTCTGGCCAGGGCCACAGATGACACCAACTTCAACTCAAAACCTGCTGCGGCAAGATGATAAGCCAAGGCACGGTGATAATTACCCGTTGCTTCAAAAGCTACACGGACAGGGCGGCCGTAGCAGGCAAGCGATGTGATTAGACGATTGAAGTCGTCTAGCTGGTTCAGAACAGTCAAACGACGGCAGCGCTTCTTGTCCGCAATAGCAATGAGAACTTCGTCGCGGGCCTTCGAGATATCGATGGCCACCAAAACGGGCGCAGTTTGTGTAATAATGATATCGGTCATAGTTGGTCTCCTTTGCGGTATGGTTTGTACAAAACCACCGTAGGGACCTGAGGCACGGCTATGACCACCTGCTGCGTTATTTGGGGCTGCGCAGGCAGTCATAGCCTTAAATTAGCGATATTTCGAAG from Octadecabacter antarcticus 307 includes the following:
- a CDS encoding DUF4238 domain-containing protein, whose translation is MITTNWAVFYLNRWVGEDGKVCRFSRPHGDKVFSKRVSARGTGYEVHLYSMRAPDGPPIANMERDFMSRLDSEAAGALDLLEQGLPESKWEQRLRSAWSRFLWAQSIRTPSEIAPLKLSVKESWCAATLGLQEAYEAERPDGAPESVDDCLATLDPHTEDRFGLTIARQSMDHSSIGQIVNKMSWKVLDFEGCGIPLLTSDRPVWMTTTLVETDAFILMTIAPNRLFVATRETETMLRIAAENRRQQAKNMNKTTVQHAIKFVFGVDDKMKAFVQKYFAARRHSTLMERLAAIRGHRIAAKDSPLG
- a CDS encoding ABC transporter transmembrane domain-containing protein translates to MADAPKNAQEERAGSKQIGALAALWPFMKPYGWMIALAGAALVSTAMMSLVLPLAVRRVVDNFDIAEPGLLDGYFTAALGIVALLAIGTALRYYFVTGLGERVVADIRVAVFDRMIGMSPAFYERIMTGEVLSRITTDTTLILSVIGSSVSVALRNVLILLGGIGLMLFTSVKMSLMVLWPIPLIIFPIIILGRKVRRLSKENQDWIAQSSGDASEQLLSAQTVQAFTHESQSRGNFHRVTEQSFIAARKRIATRAILTAIIIFIVFSAIVGFLWMGAADVRGGIITVGELVQFMIYTIMVAGSVAALTEIWSELQRAAGATERLVELLTTADAVTDPVKALATPDTRRGKIAFEDVGFVYPARPGVQALGGVSFTVEPGETVALVGPSGAGKTTIIQLLLRFYDPSSGRITLDGDDLRDLNRADFRRHMALVPQDPVIFAASARENIRFGRPDATDAQVQAAAKAAAADEFLTALPDGYDSYVGERGVMLSGGQKQRIAIARAILRDAPVLLLDEATSALDAESERAVQQAVDHLSKNRTTLIVAHRLATVKKADRIIVFEAGKIAAVGTHDTLVAQGGLYARLARLQFTDGAVEP
- a CDS encoding acyl-CoA synthetase; amino-acid sequence: MTFASMADRNAIENEMVWEDRNLPHSVWAQLSQTAATHGSRNAVTFQMFAAGGNDPAETLTWSQLQGKVAQTANLFRELGIGSDDVVAFLLPNAMETVLTYLGGTVAGIVNPINPLLDADQIGAILRETNAKVLVTLKAFPKTDVAQKAAEAVELAPNVKTVVEVDLLRYITGIKKFIVPLIRPKVKVNHGAKIIDFNKSVAKQPTKLTFDDPKEDRVAAYFHTGGTTGMPKVAQHRNSGIIYNAWLGDKLLFEETDVQICPLPLFHVFATIVCMGASLSSGAHIVFPTPQGYRGDGVFDNFWKLIERHKVTFMITVPTAMSALMQRPVNADISSLRLAFCGSAPLPLELYKKFEAAAGVTICEGYGLTEATCLVSINPPTGAKKVGSIGCPFPYTHVRIIDPASQRDLPSGDIGEICVASPGVYDGHTYTEVAKNKDLFYPGEDSPLGDTMQYLRTGDLGRFDEDGYLWITGRAKDLIIRGGHNIDPAEIEEALAGHAQVAFAGAIGQPDAHAGEVPAVFVELTDGATVTVEELMAYARKHIHERAAYPKHLEIMDELPKTAVGKIFKPDLRRSAITRVYNAALDKAGVCAQVTAVLEDKKLGLVAHVTKSGDATDDQVKAALGAFTRPWIWAA
- a CDS encoding DCC1-like thiol-disulfide oxidoreductase family protein, which codes for MTGQTYPIAVMDGTCALCAFGAKIVHRLDRSGDIRIAPIQGETGAALMRDHGLAPFNPDLWLFIEEDGTVTRDLDALIRLGQRTATPVIPPKISGV